CAGCGCGGGCGATGAGGCTGAGCAGGTGGTCGACAGGATCACTCCCCGTTCCGACCTTTGGCGCAACTTCCAAGCTCGGTTCGGGTCGGGGGGCGAAGAAGCCAATCTGCGGATCAGATGCAAACAGGCTGGCGCGGGTGGCGATTTCGGGGGCGGCAGTTGCGCGTGGGAAGAGGGAGCTCAATTCCGCGCTGGCGGCCTGCGCCGAGCAGACCATTATAGACACCAACCATATCCGAACCATAAAACCGCACCCCTTCTGAGTTCAGGGCGGGTATGATGGTTAATCGTTGACGGTTGGTTTCAGGGGCGTTGGAAAACTATTCCCATTTGTAATTAAAACTTACGGAAATCCGGTCGTCCTCGGACATGTTCATCGGGACTTCGTGGCGCAGCCAGCTTTCCCAGAGCAACACATCGCCAACGGCGGGCTTCACGTAGACGAACTGCTTCAGCTCCTCGCGGCAGTCTTTCTTGCGCGACGGCGCGGCCATCATCATCTGTGCGCGCGGGTCTTCCAGCTTTAGCGCAGAGGCGCCCTCGGGCATTTTCACGTAGGTCGTGCCGGAAATGACGGAATGGGGGTGTATGTGGGACGTATGAATGCCGCCCTCGGGCAGGATGTTGATCCAGATATCTTCCAGCACCAGCTTGCGATCATCTAGATCGAACTCCAAATCCTCGGCAAACGCCGCGACATGGGCGTCGAGCGCATTGACGACTTGCTGAAAGATCGGAAACCGCCACGGCAGATCGGTCAGCGAGGCATAGGACGTGTAGCCGGGGAAATCATTGGCCTCACACCACTCATTGCCTGCATCGTCATCCTCGGCAATGGAATAGCAAGACGCACGCAGCTCATCGGGGTCGATGGGGCCCAGCGTGGATTGATAAAGGCGGGTGGCGAAGAGGGATTTGATTTTGGTCATACTTCTCAATTAAGCCCTTCACGTAACTTCAACCATCCCCAAAATGTTCGATTTCAGCCTGGCCCGCAGCGCGCAGCTGTGCCGCGACGTCTGACATGTCATCTGCCATGTCACTAAGGTTATCGGCCATTGCATCGGTGTCTGTGTGAAATGTGAAGCCTGCGATCTCAGCCGCAAGTCGTTCACGCATCATCCATTGCCGGTGGCGCAAGTATTCCGCGCCAACAACATGCGTTGGATCGACCAGTGACAGTTGATCAAAGCGTGAGAAATCGGGAAAACGCACGTCGCGCGGGACATAACCGTTCACCATCGTAATCCGCTCGCCTGCTGCTTGAAGGCCTTTAGCGCGGTGCACAACCATATTGCCTTGCTGCAAGATCGCGTACCCGGGGCCAGGCATATCGGGTGAAACAACTTTAGATTCGTCCAGCGGCTCACCCGCCTTTTTGCGCGCTAGGAATTCATCTTTGGTGCCGCGATAATATTGAAACTCGCCACCCTCTACCGATTTAGGATCTGTGACAAACATTACGTAATCAATGCGCAGCGTATCTACGTGCCATTTGTCGACATTTTCACCAACAGTCTCTGGGTTGTAGTTCAGGTGTCCAAGCTGGTGCGGGATTGTGTGGGGCAACAGCGGAATACCGCAAATACCCGACATGAATTTCGTAACCTCTGGGTGCAGGCAAAGATCGCGTAGAAATTTGGACCGATAAGCGCCGCCGCGGACATTTCGAGCGATCCGCGCATTGGATGTGGTGAAAGCCTCAAGCAGGTGGGCAACCTCTAACAATGCTGCAGCACCTTCGTCTGACAGAATGCGAAACACGGATGTTGCACCAAATGAGGTGGGGCAGGCGGCGATCTCGGTGTCAGAATAACCGAGATCGGCAAGTGAATAGACTTCGGCTGGCGCTTCAAGCTGCAGGTGCTTGACTGGATCAAAAACAGGCTCATTCGTGAGTGCAGCAAATCCCTCAGGGAGCGTATCTGGGAACGGCATTTCTTGGGCGAGGTAAGTGGTCATAGTCGCGTCTCCTGTGCTACTGTAGAGAAACAGGAATTTTTACCTGTGACAATTGAATTTGCGTTGCAAAACTCGTTGCTACAAGGGGTTGCCACACACCTAAACACCCCCTATACGCCCCCAATCTACCCACTCCATCGGAGATTCGGGTTACGTTTGTGCGCTCTGTATGAACCGCTCGCCGATGATGTTGCAAAAGGAGTCGTCCAATGGACGCGAAAGAACTACGGGATAAAACCCCGGATCAGCTTCGTGATGAGCTGTCCAACCTGAAAAAAGAGTCCTTCAACCTGCGTTTTCAGCAGGCGACAGGCGCAATGGAAAACACAGCTCGTATGCGCACAGTTAAGCGTGACGCAGCCCGTGTTAAAACCATCCTGAACGAAAAAGCGGCTGATGCCGCCAAGACGGAGGCTTAATAGATGCCTAAGCGTATCCTGACTGGTGTTGTCACAAGCAACCAGAACGAACAGACCGTAACTGTGTCCGTAGAACGTCGTTTCACGCACCCAGTTCTTAAGAAGACAATTCGTAAGTCCAAAAAATACCGGGCGCACGATGAGGCCAACACATTCAACGTGGGCGACCAAGTCCGCATCCAAGAATGTGCGCCAAAGTCTAAAACCAAACGCTGGGAAGTGATCACTGCGTAAGCAGCCACAACCTATTTAACGAAACCCTAGGGGCCCGGTCAGAATCGGGGAAAACCCTATAGGTCGGGAGAAGTCTAAATGATCCAGATGCAGACCAATCTTGATGTGGCTGACAACAGCGGCGCTCGCCGTGTTCAGTGTATCAAGGTCCTCGGCGGTTCCCACCGTCGTTACGCATCGGTCGGCGATATCATCGTCGTATCGGTGAAAGAGGCCATTCCACGTGGTCGCGTAAAGAAAGGTGACGTCCGTAAGGCCGTCGTCGTACGCACACGTAAGGAAGTCCGTCGTGATGACGGTACGGCAATTCGTTTTGACAGCAACGCTGCTGTCATCCTCAACACAAGCAACGAGCCTGTTGGCACCCGTATTTTCGGGCCAGTGGTTCGTGAGCTTCGCGCGAAGAACTTCATGAAGATCATCTCGCTCGCTCCGGAGGTGCTGTAAAATGGCTGCTAAACTCCGCAAAGGTGACAAGGTCATCGTGCTTGCTGGCAAAGACAAAGGCAAAACTGGCGAAATCTCGTCTGTTGACCCTAAGGCTGGCAAAGCAGTTGTAGACGGTGTGAACATTGCTGTTCGCCACGTTAAGCAATCCCAAACAACGCAAGGTGGTCGTACACCTAAAGCGATGCCAATTCAGCTCAGCAACCTCGCGTTCGTTGACAAGAACGGCAAAGCGACACGCGTCGGTTTCAAAATCGAAGGCGACAAAAAAGTTCGCGTCGCTAAGACAACAGGGGATGTGATCTAATGCTCGATACTGCAAACTACACACCTCGTTTCAAGGCGATGTACAACGACACCATCCGCGCTGCGATGATGGAAGAGTTCAAGTACAAGAACGCTATGCAGACGCCACGTTTGGACAAAATTGTTCTGAACATCGGCTGTGGTTCCGAAGCTGTGAACGACACCAAGAAAGCTAAGTCAGCTCAGGAAGATCTGTCTGCGATTGCTGGTCAGTTGGCCGTTGTCACGAAAGCAAAGAAATCCATCGCTGGTTTCCGCGTTCGTGAAGACATGCCACTTGGCGCGAAGGTTACACTTCGTGGCGACCGTATGTTTGAATTCCTTGACCGTCTTACCACGATCGCCATGCCACGTATCCGCGACTTCCGCGGCATTTCTGGCAAGTCGTTCGATGGCCGTGGCAACTACGCTATGGGCATGAAGGAACACATCGTATTCCCGGAAATCAACTTCGACAAAGTCGACGTTGCTTGGGGCATGGATATCGTCATCTGCACAACTGCAGAAAACGATGCAGAAGCAAAAGCGCTGTTGAAGCATTTCAACATGCCGTTCAACAGCTAAAGGGGACAGATAGTATGGCTAAGAAATCCATGATCGCCCGCGAAGTTAAGCGTGAGAAGCTCGTAAAAAAGTACGCAGCTAAGCGCGCAGAACTCAAAGCAATCGCAAATGATGACAGCAAGACAATGGAAGAGCGGTTCACTGCTCGTCTGAAGCTTGCCAAACTGCCACGCAACTCTGCGCCAGTTCGTTTGCACAACCGTTGCCAGCTCACAGGTCGTCCGCACGCGTACTACCGTAAGCTTAAGATCAGCCGGATCGCACTTCGGGACCTAGGTTCCAATGGCGAAATTCCCGGTATGGTCAAGTCTAGCTGGTAAGGAGCACATATTATGAACGATCCTATCGGTGATATGCTGACACGCATCCGTAACGGCCAATTGCGCGGTAAGTCTGTGGTGGCAACACCCGCTTCCAAACTGCGCGGCTGGGTGCTCGAAGTCCTGGCGGACGAAGGTTACATTCGCGGCTTCGAAGCCACGACTGGCGCTGACGGCCACCCGGCATTCGACATCAGCCTCAAGTACTACGAGGGCGAAGCTGTAATTCGTGAAGTGAAGCGGGTTTCTACACCTGGCCGTCGCGTTTACATGGGCGCTAATGACATCCCACAGGTCCGTCAGGGCTTGGGTGTGTCGATTGTCTCCACCCCAAAGGGTGTGATGTCGGATGCAAACGCACGGGCGGCCAATGTTGGCGGCGAAGTGCTCTGCACCGTATTCTAAGGAGAAAACGATGTCTCGTATTGGTAAAAAACCGGTTGGACTTCCAGATGGCGTAACTGCATCTGTGTCCGGCCAAACAGTAGAAGTTAAGGGGCCGAAAGGCACCCGCAGCTTCACAGCATCTGACGATGTCACATTGGCAGTTGAAGATGGCACCGTTTCTGTAACGCCGCGTGGCAAGTCCAAGCGTGCAAAGCAGCAGTGGGGCATGTCCCGTACACAGGTTCAGAACCTCGTGACGGGTGTGACGACTGGCTTCAAAAAAGAGCTTGAGATCAACGGCGTTGGTTACCGTGCTCAGATGCAGGGCAACACCCTGAAGCTGAACCTCGGTTACTCCCACGACGTGGACTTTGAAGTACCTGCTGGCGTAACCGTCACAGCTCCAAAGCCAACGATCATCATCGTGGAAGGCAATGACCAACAACAAGTTGGCCAAGTTGCTGCAAACATCCGCGAATGGCGCAAGCCTGAGCCTTACAAAGGCAAGGGCATCAAATATGTGGACGAGTATATCTTCCGCAAAGAAGGTAAGAGGTAAGAACAATGGCAAACACAAAACGTCAATTGTTCATCAAACGCCGCCTGCGCGTTCGGAACAAACTTCGCAAGGTAAACGCAGGACGTCCGCGTCTTTCCGTGCACCGCTCCTCCAAGAACATCAGCGTACAGCTGATCGACGATGTGAACGGCGTAACGCTCGCTTCAGCGTCTTCTCTCGAGAAGTCCCTGGGCGTCGTTGGCAAGAACAACGTCGAAGCTGCTGCCAAAATCGGCACAGCAATCGCAGAACGAGCGAAGAAGGCCGGCGTGACCGAAGCCTACTTCGACCGTGGCGGTTTCTTGTTCCACGGCAAAGTGAAGGCCTTGGCCGAAGCTGCGCGTGAAGGTGGTTTGAAGATCTAAACGACTTGAGAAGGGCTGCACGGCAACGTGTGGCCCTTCCGATGATCCAGGGGCATTGCTCACTAGGATTGATATGAACGGCGCTGATGCGCCACCCAAATCAAGGAGGGCCACATGGCTCGTGAACAGAATAACCGTGGCGGCAACCGTCGCGAAGAAACACCAGAATTTCAGGATCGCCTTGTCGCGATCAACCGTGTGTCCAAGACCGTTAAGGGTGGTAAGCGCTTTGGTTTCGCCGCACTCGTAGTTGTCGGCGACCAAAAAGGCCGCGTCGGTTTCGGCAAAGGTAAAGCTAAGGAAGTTCCTGAAGCGATCCGTAAAGCCACTGAGCAAGCCAAGCGTCAGATGATCCGCGTGCAGCTTAAAGAAGGCCGCACATTGCACCACGACATGAACGGTCGCCACGGCGCTGGTCGCGTTGTTATGCGTACTGCTCCACAGGGTACTGGTATTATCGCAGGTGGTCCAATGCGTGCTGTGTTCGAAATGCTCGGCATTCAGGACATCGTTGCGAAGTCCATCGGCTCGTCCAACCCATACAACATGATCCGCGCTACGATTGACGGCCTGAAGAAAGAGGCATCCCCTCGTTCTGTTGCTCAGCGTCGCGGTAAAAAAGTTGCTGACATCCTGCCTAAGCGCGACGACGCGCCAGCAGCTGAAGTTGAGGAGGCCTAATCATGGCTAAAACTATCGTTGTAAAACAGATCGGTTCCCCGATCCGTCGCGCCGCAGACCAAAAGCAAACGCTTATCGGTCTTGGCTTGAACAAAATGCACAAAACACGTGAACTGGAAGATACACCTTCCATTCGCGGCATGGTCGAAAAGATCTCCCACATGGTGGAGATCATCGAAGAGAAGGGCTAACGCTTAACTTCGAGACTGAATTGAAAGCGCTCCGCCTTGTGGCGGGGCGTTTTTTGTTTAGCGTTACGAGAGATGATAAAATAGCGGGAGAACGCTCATGCAATTTAGACGAGTTCTCAAGTTTGGTCTCATCGGCTATTTTGCAATAATTCTGGGCGTCTTCTTTTTGCAACTCGCTGCTATGAGATTTCCTGCCCTGCAACGCGGTATCTACACTGTTGCTCCTGCTCAGGTCGTTTTCTGGACACAAGGGATCTTTTTCGAGACGTCGGATTTCACAGCGGGCTACTTCTCACAGCCCCGACCTTTCATATCGCAGAAACCAATTGCAGGGCTTTCGGAAACTGACGTTTTTGTAGGAATCCTAAACAACGGGGAGGACGAATCGCAAGTTGCCGCTTTGGTTGGGACCAACCTCGTTACTACCGAGACTATTTCATCGTTCTTGGATAGCGGGGCAGGCTTTGTAAGAATTGACTCAGCCGCATTGACCATTTCGCTTCGTGCGTTCCCGCTACAAGCGGAGAGGAGTACGATAGTTTTGGCCAATTCTCAGTCGGAAGAATTACCTGATGAAGCGAACTGCAATGGCCGGGCCCTCTACGGACAAATATTCATGTTCGAAAGCATTGGTAATCTGGGTGATTGTTCGATTGAGCCAAACTAGAATGACCCACTTTGTTGAATGACACTGAGGGCGTTCAAGCGGCGCGAAAACTTCGGATCACTTAATAACCCTGACCCCCGGCCTGATCCAGCAGACCTAAGCCGTGATCAACGACGCGACCATTTGTTCGCCGATCAACCACACCACGCGCTTTTCGATGCAACGGGGAGTCGATCAGCACCTCAAGATCGAGCACCTACGGCAAACCAATACGCTTCATTTCGGGGGAAGTTTTCTATTCTAGTCCTAGTTTGATCTGAGTCAGAGACGTGTTTCCGCTAACTTGATTAACCGTATGTGAACAAAAGAGGCATCACATAAAGAGGCATCACATGACGGATACAACGAACGGCGCGACGCTCATCGGCTTTGAAAAAGGCAAGTACCCATACTCAGATCGCATGAAGCGAGGCGAGTATGAGAAACAGAAAGCCGACCTTCAGGCCGAGCTCCTTAAGGTCCAACACTGGGCCGCCGAGACGGGTCAGCGGTTTGTGATGCTGTTTGAAGGTCGCGATGCGGCTGGTAAGGGCGGTGCGATCAAGCGGTTCACCGAACACATGAACCCGCGAAACGCCCGCGTTGTCGCGCTGAACAAACCCACAGACGAAGAGCGCGGGCAGTGGTTCTTCCAGCGATACATCAAACACCTCCCCAGCTCCGGTGAAATCGTGCTCTATGACCGTTCTTGGTACAACCGTGCCGGCGTTGAGCGGGTCATGGGGTTCTGCGAGCCGCATGAATATCTCGAATTCATGCGCCAGACGCCAGAATTTGAACGCATGCTCACACGATCCGGCGTCAAACTTTATAAGTACTGGTTCTCGGTCACTCAGGAGGAACAAGCGAAACGCTTTAAGTCACGTGAAACTGACCCATTGAAGCGCTGGAAGCTGAGCCCGATCGACAAAGCGAGCCTTGATAAATGGGAAGACTATACTGAAGCGAAAGAGGCGATGTTCTTTTACACAGACACCGCCGATGCGCCTTGGACCGTGATCAAGTCTGACGACAAGAAACGTGCCCGCCTTGCTTGCATGCGCCACTTCCTGGCCAACCTGGACTACCCTGAAAAGGACCACGACATTGTGGGTCAGCCGGATGGCAAAATTGTCGGGCAAGCAAGCCATGTGCTGCATCAAACGGACCACATTCTGGCGACATCATTGCATCCGGATCAAAAGCGCGGCTGACGCGCGTTGACAGGGGCAGGGTGACAACCGAAAGTCCACGGACCGTTTCGCAAAAGGATGCGCCAAAATGGCCCGTGTGACCCTGACCCCTGAGCTGATCCAGCAAACCTACAGCGCGATCCGCGATGCGACTATTCGCACGCCGACCATCCATGCGACGCGTTTGTCGATGCAGCTTGGGATTGATCTGTACCTCAAGCTTGAGAACCTCCAGCACACCAACGCGTTCAAGGCCCGTGGAGCCTTGGCAAAGCTGCTGACGCTGACGGAAGCGCAAAAACAAGCGGGTGTGATTGCATGTAGCGCTGGGAACCACGCGCAGGGTGTGGCCTATCACGCGACTCGCCTTGGCATTGCCAGCACAATCGTTATGCCTGAAGGCACGCCCTTCAATAAGGTCAAACGCACTGAAGATTTTGGTGCGACGGTAATCCAGCACGGCACGGATTTTGACGACTCTGTGCAATTTACGCTCGACCTTGCGGCGAAGGATGGGCTGACGTTCATTCATCCGTTCGATGATCCGGTGGTGGCTGCAGGGCAGGGGACCGTCGCGCTTGAAATGCTCGAGGACCAGCCGGACCTTGATGTCATCGTTGTTCCTGTTGGCGGTGGTGGGTTGATTGCGGGGATGGCTGTCGCGGCGAAGTCCGTGAAGCCAGATGTTCAGATCATTGGCGCGCAGGCGGAAATTTTTGATGCCGTGAAATCCGCAGTCGACGGGACCCCGAACCATTTCGCGGGCGCGACCCTTGCGGAAGGGATCGCCGTAAAGGCACCAGCCGCCGCCAATGTTGAGATCATCAAATCCTTGGTGGATCGAATTGATGTGGCGAGTGAGGCAGAAATTGAAGACGCGGTGTTTGATCTGTTGTCAGCTGAGAAATTGGTTGCCGAAGGTGCCCCCGGGGCAGGGCTGGCTGTGATCAAGAACAATCTTGCGGCATATGCGGGCAAAAAGGTTGGTCTTGTGATCTGTGGCGGGAATATCGACAGTCGCTTATTGTCGACTCTCATCCTACGCGGTTTGGTGCGCGATGGCCGCATCACCCGCCTAACATTTGAAATCGATGACACTCCGGGTCAGTTGGCGGACATTTCGCGCATCATCGGTGAAACGGGCGCCAACGTCGTTGAAGTTATCCACCAACGCATGATGCAATCGGTGTCGTTGAAACAGGCGGAGCTGGACGTGGTGATCGAAGCACGTGACATCGGGCACGTCGAGGCCATCGTCGCCACCCTTCGCGGGCAGGGGTTCAAGGTGCGGACGGATAGCGGCGTTTAGGGCTTAGCAAACCTAAGACGAAGCCACCGCGCTGCAGGTTTTTCAAAATATCGGTTTGTAAGATAGGCCACGCCAATACTGGCAGCCAAAAACGCAGGCAAAGCCCAGTAAGTCCCTGCAAAACTGCGATCGCCACCGAACGCGACGTCCACGATGATCAACACGAAGATCTGAAGCGGAATGTGGACCAGATAAAGACTGTAACTGATATCGCCCAAAAACCGCACGACGCTGCCGGTTCTGCTGACGTGGTTTTCTAGCATTGCCATTGCTAGAACCACGCTACAGCAGGCCGAAATCAGAAAGGCATTGTGTTGTTGGTTCACAAACCCAAACCACCCAAACGCAATCAGCCCGACTAAAAGAAGCCCGACCTTTGAGGATTGCCCGCCAAAGGCGCGAAAGGCGGCAAAACATGCGGAACCAGCGAAAAAGAATACCGCACACACAAACACCCATTGTCCGATAATGAATGCTTCGGGCCGAACTGTTAGGGCGGCGTAGGACGCGGCGGATAACAGTAAACTCATGATCAACGGATTGCGCTTTGTAAGTGGAAGCGTTGCGAAAAACAGAATGTAGACGAAAATCTCGGCAGAGACCGACCAGATTGGGGCGTTGAAACTGTTCCCGTCTGATAGGTTTAAACTGGTATCCAGCATGAAAACCTGAAGAACAAAGTGTTTTAGGTCGTTGTTACCCACAATTTGCCAATGCCCAGTGCCCTTTAGGCTGATGATCTGCAGAGCCGCGACGATAATCAGCGTTACGAAATGCAGCGGGTACAGTCGTGCAAACCGCGCGACTGCAAACTGCCTGAAATCCGTGCCTCGTGACCAATAGACATGGGCGAATACAAAACCTGAAATGACCCAGAACAGCCGAACAGCTTCTTCTCCGTATAGATAGATGGGCCAGAGGAATGTTGTGTAAGGCACGCTTTCAACGGCGACGGGTATAACCGGAACGTCCGCACTCGGCATATAGAAACGGGTATAGTGAAAAACGGCGATGCAAATCGCAGCAATACCGCGTAATGCGTCTATCCACCCGAAATAGGTCGGCACCTTTCGGTCTTGTGTTGAATGTAACGGTATCAAAAACGGTACTGACCAATGCTAGGGAGATCGCCTTCAACGTGTCAGAGAAAGAGCGTTTTTGCTAGTTCGTTTCTGGGTTGCAATGCTTGACCGGCAAACCGCGCAGGTCTATACGCCGCCAGTGGTCACATTTGTGTCCACTGATTCACATTAACGCCGCGTGCCTATTCCGTCGCTGGGATAGGTCTTCCGGCAAGGAGACAGCGACATGGTTAAGCTAAACGAACTTCACGACAATCCAGGCGCAACGAAACCACGCAAGCGCGTTGGTCGTGGCCCGGGTTCCGGCACCGGTAAAATGGGTGGCCGTGGTATCAAAGGTCAAAAATCCCGTTCCGGTGTTGCTATTGGCGGCTACGAGGGCGGCCAAATGCCTTTGTACCAACGTCTGCCAAAGCGCGGCTTCAACAAGCCGAACCGCAAGAAATTTGCAGTTGTGAACCTTGGTCTGATCCAAAAGTTCATCGACGAAAAGAAACTCGACGGTAAAGTGATCACTGAAGATTCACTCGTTGCGTCCGGTCTTATCCGCCGCAAGCTCGACGGTATTCGCGTTCTTGCTAAGGGCGAAATCACAACAAAAGTTAGCATTGAAGTCACTGGTGCATCCGCTGGTGCGGTTGCTGCAGTTGAGAAAGCTGGCGGAAAATTGACCGTTAAGGCACCTGCTGCGGCGGAATAACACCTTGTGAGGGGCGGCAACGCCCACTACATCGTTAATCGACTTAGACGCCGCCGCTTGGTCACCCTTGCTGGCGGCGTTTTCATAATTAGATCGAGCCCGCGTGGTTCACCCGAATAGATAGGCAACAAATCAATGGCATCAGCAGCAGAGCAAATGGCCGCGAACACAAGCTGGAGCGCCTTTGGCCAAGCCAAAGAACTGCGTCAGCGCATCTTGTTCACGCTCGGTCTTCTCATTGTTTACCGCATCGGGACATATATTCCGGTTCCTGGCATCGACGCTGACCAGCTCCGCGCCTTCATGGATGAGGCGGCTGCGGGTATCGGTGGTATCCTGTCTATGTTCACGGGGGGTGCGTTGTCCCGCATGGGCATCTTTGCGCTCGGCATTATGCCCTACATCTCGGCGTCCATTATCGTGCAGTTGCTTGGCGCGATGTGGGAACCGCTGAAGAACCTCAAGAAAGAGGGCGAAGTCGGCCGCAAGAAGTTGAACCAATACACCCGTTACGGCACCGTGGTGCTGGCGACGTTCCAAGCGTTCGGGATGGCAAAGTCCCTTGAAGCAGGTGGGCTCGTCACCGATCCTGGCCTGTATTTCCAGGTCGCTTGCGTAATTACGCTTGTTGGCGGCACGATGTTCCTGATGTGGCTGGGTGAGCAAATCACTGCACGCGGCATTGGTAACGGTATTTCACTGATCATCTTCGTTGGTATTATTGCCGAAGTTCCAGCCGCACTGGCAGGCTTCCTTGCCCAAGGTCAGGAAACAAACAACTGGGGTCTTATCCTTGGGGTGTTTGCGATGGTCATCGCGATCCTTGCATTCGTTGTCTTCATGGAGCGCTCGCTGCGTAAGATCCACATTCAATACCCGCGCCGTCAGGTCGGCATGAAGGTGTTTGATGGCGGGTCTTCCCACCTGCCGATCAAGGTTAACCCAGCCGGTGTTATCCCAGCGATCTTTGCTTCCGCGTTGCTGCTGTTGCCGACGACATTGTCTACGTTCTCTGGCGGTGAGGCATCTGGCCCGATCATGTCCACGATCCTTGCGTACTTTGGCCCCGGCCAGCCGCTATACTTCGTGTTCTTCACAGCGATGATCGTGTTCTTCACGTACTTCTACACACGTGAAGTTGCGTTCAAGACGGATGAAGTTGCCGACAACCTGAAAAACCAGAATGGTTTCGTTCCGGGTATTCGCCCAGGTAAGCGTACGCAGGAATACCTTGATTACGTTGTGACACGTATCTTGGTGCTTGGTTCCGGTTACCTTGCTCTCGTTTGTTTGCTACCTGAAATCCTGCGTAGCCAGTTTTCCATCCCGTTCTACTTTGGTGGTACTTCGGTGCTGATTATTGTGAGCGTTGGTATGGATACGATCCAACAAATCCAAAGCCATCTGCTTGCCCACCAGTACGAAGGCCTTATCGAAAAATCCCAACTGCGCGGTAAGCGTGGTGGCAAGAAGCGGAGTCCTCAGCGCAAATGATCAATATTATTCTTCTCGGACCACCCGGAGCCGGCAAAGGCACTCAAGCACAAAAGCTCGTTGATGAACGTGGCATGGTGCAGTTGAGTACTGGTGACATGCTGCGCGCGGCACGTACATCCGGCACTGAAATGGGCAACATGGTTGCTGGTGTTATGGACCGTGGAGAATTGGTTACTGATGAGATCGTCATCGGATTGATCCGCGAACAGCTTGAAGCAGGTGGCGATCACGGTGGCTTCATCTTTGATGGCTTCCCACGCACTTTGGCACAGGCTGATGCATTGGGCGCGCTGCTTGAGGAAGTTGACCAGACGCTAGAACACGCAATTGAACTCGCTGTGAATGATGACGTTCTCGTTGAGCGCATCTTGGGTCGCGCTGCTGACGCTGTTGCAGCTGGTGGAACAGCGCGTGCGGACGACAACGAAGAGTCGCTCAAGATTCGTCTCATGGCCTACTACAAACAGACATCCCCGCTGATCGGTTATTACCACGCAAAGGGCAAATTGCGGTCTGTTGATGGTCTGGGAACGATGGACGGCGTCGCTGCCGAGATTGCTGGCGTTCTGGGATAAATCTCACAGGGGTTGACGCACTC
This Octadecabacter temperatus DNA region includes the following protein-coding sequences:
- a CDS encoding threonine ammonia-lyase, producing MARVTLTPELIQQTYSAIRDATIRTPTIHATRLSMQLGIDLYLKLENLQHTNAFKARGALAKLLTLTEAQKQAGVIACSAGNHAQGVAYHATRLGIASTIVMPEGTPFNKVKRTEDFGATVIQHGTDFDDSVQFTLDLAAKDGLTFIHPFDDPVVAAGQGTVALEMLEDQPDLDVIVVPVGGGGLIAGMAVAAKSVKPDVQIIGAQAEIFDAVKSAVDGTPNHFAGATLAEGIAVKAPAAANVEIIKSLVDRIDVASEAEIEDAVFDLLSAEKLVAEGAPGAGLAVIKNNLAAYAGKKVGLVICGGNIDSRLLSTLILRGLVRDGRITRLTFEIDDTPGQLADISRIIGETGANVVEVIHQRMMQSVSLKQAELDVVIEARDIGHVEAIVATLRGQGFKVRTDSGV
- a CDS encoding acyltransferase family protein; this translates as MPTYFGWIDALRGIAAICIAVFHYTRFYMPSADVPVIPVAVESVPYTTFLWPIYLYGEEAVRLFWVISGFVFAHVYWSRGTDFRQFAVARFARLYPLHFVTLIIVAALQIISLKGTGHWQIVGNNDLKHFVLQVFMLDTSLNLSDGNSFNAPIWSVSAEIFVYILFFATLPLTKRNPLIMSLLLSAASYAALTVRPEAFIIGQWVFVCAVFFFAGSACFAAFRAFGGQSSKVGLLLVGLIAFGWFGFVNQQHNAFLISACCSVVLAMAMLENHVSRTGSVVRFLGDISYSLYLVHIPLQIFVLIIVDVAFGGDRSFAGTYWALPAFLAASIGVAYLTNRYFEKPAARWLRLRFAKP
- the rplO gene encoding 50S ribosomal protein L15, which codes for MVKLNELHDNPGATKPRKRVGRGPGSGTGKMGGRGIKGQKSRSGVAIGGYEGGQMPLYQRLPKRGFNKPNRKKFAVVNLGLIQKFIDEKKLDGKVITEDSLVASGLIRRKLDGIRVLAKGEITTKVSIEVTGASAGAVAAVEKAGGKLTVKAPAAAE
- a CDS encoding adenylate kinase, with protein sequence MNIILLGPPGAGKGTQAQKLVDERGMVQLSTGDMLRAARTSGTEMGNMVAGVMDRGELVTDEIVIGLIREQLEAGGDHGGFIFDGFPRTLAQADALGALLEEVDQTLEHAIELAVNDDVLVERILGRAADAVAAGGTARADDNEESLKIRLMAYYKQTSPLIGYYHAKGKLRSVDGLGTMDGVAAEIAGVLG
- the secY gene encoding preprotein translocase subunit SecY, which gives rise to MASAAEQMAANTSWSAFGQAKELRQRILFTLGLLIVYRIGTYIPVPGIDADQLRAFMDEAAAGIGGILSMFTGGALSRMGIFALGIMPYISASIIVQLLGAMWEPLKNLKKEGEVGRKKLNQYTRYGTVVLATFQAFGMAKSLEAGGLVTDPGLYFQVACVITLVGGTMFLMWLGEQITARGIGNGISLIIFVGIIAEVPAALAGFLAQGQETNNWGLILGVFAMVIAILAFVVFMERSLRKIHIQYPRRQVGMKVFDGGSSHLPIKVNPAGVIPAIFASALLLLPTTLSTFSGGEASGPIMSTILAYFGPGQPLYFVFFTAMIVFFTYFYTREVAFKTDEVADNLKNQNGFVPGIRPGKRTQEYLDYVVTRILVLGSGYLALVCLLPEILRSQFSIPFYFGGTSVLIIVSVGMDTIQQIQSHLLAHQYEGLIEKSQLRGKRGGKKRSPQRK